Proteins encoded together in one Coffea arabica cultivar ET-39 chromosome 2c, Coffea Arabica ET-39 HiFi, whole genome shotgun sequence window:
- the LOC113727890 gene encoding protein NRT1/ PTR FAMILY 4.3 isoform X1, with protein sequence MEDAMKSDQDSSNMKGKGGFRAASFVYALVSLENMGFVANMVSFVLYFQLQMYFKVSAAANTVTNLMGSTYLLSIFGGFISDTYINRFKTCLIFGVFELAALLLMTVQARYKDLQPSPCGKSSCLAGRVAVMFYASLSLVAMGTGGVRGALPALGADQFNQKDPKESKALATYFNFLLLSSTLGATIGVTIIVWVATNRHWWPGFLISLLATLVGFIFLVLGKPFYRLQLPGDSPLLRVIQVIVVAIKNRSLQHPSSPEELYEPEDKESSISTDQKIQHTEQFRWLDKAAILRDSNTKPAPWTVCTVTQVEEVKVLTRMLPIIASTIILNTCMAQLQTFSVTQGYYMNRVLGSFEVPAPSVPVIPLVFISILIPIYEFFFVPFARKITNHPSGVTQLQRVGVGLVLSVVSMTVAGFVEVKRKNHDLTYGKPVHVVWLSFQYGIFGIADMFTLVGLLEFFYKEAPVGMRSLSTSFTWLTQSFGYFLSSIFVDIINSVTRRTTHSKRGWLDGKLLDENHLDYFFWFLAILSLLNFFNYLYWASWYKYKQENVSSSADGICWSTNAMCAPQSLSASGVPLFKEPDDQADQNEARKTRTTATNGNGIVGNDEKSTEEANGKS encoded by the exons ATG GAGGATGCTATGAAGTCTGATCAAGATTCATCGAACATGAAAGGGAAAGGGGGATTTAGAGCTGCCTCGTTTGTTTATG CCTTGGTGTCATTGGAGAACATGGGTTTTGTTGCGAACATGGTGAGCTTCGTCTTGTACTTCCAACTCCAAATGTATTTCAAGGTGTCTGCAGCAGCCAACACTGTCACCAACCTCATGGGTTCAACTTACCTGCTTTCCATTTTTGGTGGCTTTATCTCGGACACGTACATAAACCGGTTCAAAACTTGTTTGATTTTTGGAGTATTTGAATTAGCG GCTTTATTGCTGATGACGGTTCAAGCTCGTTACAAGGATTTGCAGCCAAGCCCTTGCGGGAAGTCAAGTTGTTTAGCAGGTAGAGTAGCAGTGATGTTCTATGCATCACTTTCTTTGGTAGCAATGGGCACAGGTGGGGTAAGGGGCGCTCTTCCTGCCCTAGGTGCGGACCAGTTTAATCAGAAAGATCCAAAGGAATCCAAAGCTCTTGCCACTTATTTCAACTTTCTATTACTCAGCTCTACCTTGGGAGCAACAATTGGAGTCACAATCATTGTTTGGGTGGCTACTAACAGACATTGGTGGCCTGGATTTCTGATATCCCTCCTTGCAACCCTTgttggttttatttttcttgtgttGGGCAAGCCTTTCTACCGCCTTCAACTTCCAGGAGATAGCCCCCTCCTAAGAGTTATACAG GTTATAGTTGTGGCAATTAAAAACCGAAGCTTGCAACATCCAAGTAGCCCCGAAGAACTTTACGAGCCAGAGGACAAAgaatcatcaatttcaacagATCAAAAGATTCAGCACACTGAACAATTCAG GTGGCTCGACAAGGCGGCAATACTTCGTGACAGCAATACCAAGCCAGCGCCCTGGACAGTTTGCACAGTTACCCAAGTCGAAGAGGTTAAGGTTCTGACAAGAATGCTGCCAATCATAGCCAGCACAATCATCTTGAACACATGTATGGCGCAACTCCAAACCTTCTCAGTCACACAAGGCTATTACATGAACCGTGTCCTCGGCTCCTTTGAAGTACCCGCACCATCAGTTCCCGTGATTCCCCTGGTTTTCATAAGCATCCTGATCCCCATCTACGAATTCTTCTTCGTCCCATTCGCCCGAAAGATCACCAACCATCCATCCGGGGTCACGCAGCTTCAGCGTGTCGGGGTCGGGCTAGTTCTCTCAGTAGTCTCAATGACCGTAGCTGGATTTGTTGAAGTCAAGAGGAAAAACCACGACCTGACATACGGGAAGCCCGTACATGTGGTTTGgctgtcatttcaatatgggaTTTTCGGCATTGCAGACATGTTTACTCTCGTgggattgctggaatttttctacAAAGAGGCGCCAGTGGGGATGAGATCGCTGTCCACATCATTTACATGGCTAACACAGTCCTTCGGGTATTTCTTGAGCAGTATTTTCGTGGATATCATCAACTCTGTTACGAGGAGGACAACACATAGCAAACGTGGATGGTTAGATGGGAAGCTTTTGGACGAGAACCATTTGGATTATTTCTTTTGGTTCTTGGCCATTCTGAGCCTCCTCAATTTCTTCAATTATCTGTACTGGGCTTCATGGTACAAGTACAAACAGGAAAATGTCTCCAGCAGTGCAGATGGTATATGCTGGAGCACTAACGCTATGTGTGCGCCCCAATCTTTGTCTGCAAGCGGTGTGCCATTGTTCAAGGAACCTGATGATCAGGCTGATCAGAATGAAGCCAGGAAGACAAGAACAACAGCAACAAATGGAAATGGAATCGTTGGCAATGATGAAAAAAGTACTGAAGAGGCCAACGGCAAGAGCTAA
- the LOC113727890 gene encoding protein NRT1/ PTR FAMILY 4.3 isoform X2: MKSDQDSSNMKGKGGFRAASFVYALVSLENMGFVANMVSFVLYFQLQMYFKVSAAANTVTNLMGSTYLLSIFGGFISDTYINRFKTCLIFGVFELAALLLMTVQARYKDLQPSPCGKSSCLAGRVAVMFYASLSLVAMGTGGVRGALPALGADQFNQKDPKESKALATYFNFLLLSSTLGATIGVTIIVWVATNRHWWPGFLISLLATLVGFIFLVLGKPFYRLQLPGDSPLLRVIQVIVVAIKNRSLQHPSSPEELYEPEDKESSISTDQKIQHTEQFRWLDKAAILRDSNTKPAPWTVCTVTQVEEVKVLTRMLPIIASTIILNTCMAQLQTFSVTQGYYMNRVLGSFEVPAPSVPVIPLVFISILIPIYEFFFVPFARKITNHPSGVTQLQRVGVGLVLSVVSMTVAGFVEVKRKNHDLTYGKPVHVVWLSFQYGIFGIADMFTLVGLLEFFYKEAPVGMRSLSTSFTWLTQSFGYFLSSIFVDIINSVTRRTTHSKRGWLDGKLLDENHLDYFFWFLAILSLLNFFNYLYWASWYKYKQENVSSSADGICWSTNAMCAPQSLSASGVPLFKEPDDQADQNEARKTRTTATNGNGIVGNDEKSTEEANGKS; encoded by the exons ATGAAGTCTGATCAAGATTCATCGAACATGAAAGGGAAAGGGGGATTTAGAGCTGCCTCGTTTGTTTATG CCTTGGTGTCATTGGAGAACATGGGTTTTGTTGCGAACATGGTGAGCTTCGTCTTGTACTTCCAACTCCAAATGTATTTCAAGGTGTCTGCAGCAGCCAACACTGTCACCAACCTCATGGGTTCAACTTACCTGCTTTCCATTTTTGGTGGCTTTATCTCGGACACGTACATAAACCGGTTCAAAACTTGTTTGATTTTTGGAGTATTTGAATTAGCG GCTTTATTGCTGATGACGGTTCAAGCTCGTTACAAGGATTTGCAGCCAAGCCCTTGCGGGAAGTCAAGTTGTTTAGCAGGTAGAGTAGCAGTGATGTTCTATGCATCACTTTCTTTGGTAGCAATGGGCACAGGTGGGGTAAGGGGCGCTCTTCCTGCCCTAGGTGCGGACCAGTTTAATCAGAAAGATCCAAAGGAATCCAAAGCTCTTGCCACTTATTTCAACTTTCTATTACTCAGCTCTACCTTGGGAGCAACAATTGGAGTCACAATCATTGTTTGGGTGGCTACTAACAGACATTGGTGGCCTGGATTTCTGATATCCCTCCTTGCAACCCTTgttggttttatttttcttgtgttGGGCAAGCCTTTCTACCGCCTTCAACTTCCAGGAGATAGCCCCCTCCTAAGAGTTATACAG GTTATAGTTGTGGCAATTAAAAACCGAAGCTTGCAACATCCAAGTAGCCCCGAAGAACTTTACGAGCCAGAGGACAAAgaatcatcaatttcaacagATCAAAAGATTCAGCACACTGAACAATTCAG GTGGCTCGACAAGGCGGCAATACTTCGTGACAGCAATACCAAGCCAGCGCCCTGGACAGTTTGCACAGTTACCCAAGTCGAAGAGGTTAAGGTTCTGACAAGAATGCTGCCAATCATAGCCAGCACAATCATCTTGAACACATGTATGGCGCAACTCCAAACCTTCTCAGTCACACAAGGCTATTACATGAACCGTGTCCTCGGCTCCTTTGAAGTACCCGCACCATCAGTTCCCGTGATTCCCCTGGTTTTCATAAGCATCCTGATCCCCATCTACGAATTCTTCTTCGTCCCATTCGCCCGAAAGATCACCAACCATCCATCCGGGGTCACGCAGCTTCAGCGTGTCGGGGTCGGGCTAGTTCTCTCAGTAGTCTCAATGACCGTAGCTGGATTTGTTGAAGTCAAGAGGAAAAACCACGACCTGACATACGGGAAGCCCGTACATGTGGTTTGgctgtcatttcaatatgggaTTTTCGGCATTGCAGACATGTTTACTCTCGTgggattgctggaatttttctacAAAGAGGCGCCAGTGGGGATGAGATCGCTGTCCACATCATTTACATGGCTAACACAGTCCTTCGGGTATTTCTTGAGCAGTATTTTCGTGGATATCATCAACTCTGTTACGAGGAGGACAACACATAGCAAACGTGGATGGTTAGATGGGAAGCTTTTGGACGAGAACCATTTGGATTATTTCTTTTGGTTCTTGGCCATTCTGAGCCTCCTCAATTTCTTCAATTATCTGTACTGGGCTTCATGGTACAAGTACAAACAGGAAAATGTCTCCAGCAGTGCAGATGGTATATGCTGGAGCACTAACGCTATGTGTGCGCCCCAATCTTTGTCTGCAAGCGGTGTGCCATTGTTCAAGGAACCTGATGATCAGGCTGATCAGAATGAAGCCAGGAAGACAAGAACAACAGCAACAAATGGAAATGGAATCGTTGGCAATGATGAAAAAAGTACTGAAGAGGCCAACGGCAAGAGCTAA
- the LOC113727889 gene encoding pectin acetylesterase 12, with amino-acid sequence MGNQQLMGLWGVVIFVVGLGFSGWGVESFEFDELFYNRTENLSSFLESGYGYAAPKPLMVGLTLIRGAAAQGAVCLDGTLPGYHIHRGFGSGANSWLIQLEGGGWCNSIRSCVYRKTTRRGSSTHMEKQIPFTGILSNKPEENPDFFNWNRIKVRYCDGASFAGEGEDKVAQLQFRGQRIWRAAMEDLMSKGMHSADRALLSGCSAGGLASILHCDEFRELFPSSTKVKCLSDAGLFMDSIDVSGGHSMRNFFAGVVNLQGVAKNLPSMCTRYRDPTSCFFPQNLIDNVKTPLFILNAAYDSWQVQASLAPPAADPHGTWHDCKLNHAKCSASQIRFLQAFRIRMLNSVRSFAMSGQNGLFINSCFAHCQSERQDTWFADDSPAIGNKGIALAVGDWYFDRTGIKAIDCAYPCDKTCHNLVFK; translated from the exons ATGGGGAATCAGCAGCTCATGGGATTGTGGGGTGTGGTGATATTTGTTGTTGGTCTTGGTTTTAGCGGGTGGGGTGTAGAAAGTTTTGAATTTGATGAGCTGTTTTACAACAGAACTGAGAATTTATCATCATTCCTGGAGTCTGGCTATGGTTATGCTGCTCCTAAGCCTCTTATGGTTGGCCTTACCCTTATTCGAGGAGCTGCTGCTCAAGGGGCTG TGTGCTTGGATGGAACACTACCCGGTTATCACATTCATCGCGGATTTGGATCAGGGGCAAACAGTTGGCTTATTCAATTGGAG GGTGGAGGATGGTGCAACTCCATTAGATCATGTGTTTACAGGAAAACAACAAGACGTGGATCTTCAACACATATGGAAAAGCAGATACCTTTTACAGGAATACTCAGCAATAAACCAGAAGAAAATCCAG ACTTTTTTAATTGGAACAGAATAAAGGTTCGTTATTGTGATGGAGCTTCTTTCGCAGGGGAGGGTGAAGATAAG GTTGCACAGCTGCAGTTTAGAGGGCAACGAATTTGGCGTGCTGCAATGGAAGATTTGATGTCAAAGGGAATGCACTCTGCTGACAGG GCCCTTCTTTCAGGATGCTCTGCTGGTGGTCTAGCTTCTATATTGCACTGTGATGAATTCCGTGAGTTGTTTCCATCAAGTACTAAAGTGAAGTGCCTGAGCGATGCTGGATTGTTTATGGATTC GATTGATGTATCTGGTGGGCACAGCATGAGGAACTTCTTTGCTGGCGTGGTTAACTTGCAG GGTGTTGCCAAGAACCTGCCAAGTATGTGTACTAGATATCGGGATCCAACTTCA TGCTTCTTCCCTCAGAACCTGATTGACAACGTAAAAACTCCTCTTTTTATTCTTAATGCTGCCTATGATTCATGGCAG gtCCAGGCTAGCTTAGCTCCTCCTGCAGCCGATCCTCATGGAACTTGGCATGACTGTAAACTGAACCATGCAAAATGTTCTGCTTCACAGATCCGATTCCTGCAAG CTTTTAGGATTCGTATGCTAAATTCCGTGAGAAGCTTTGCAATGTCCGGACAAAATGGGTTGTTCATAAATTCCTGCTTTGCTCATTGCCAATCAGAGAGGCAGGATACATGGTTTGCAGATGACTCTCCTGCTATTGGCAACAAG GGCATTGCACTTGCTGTTGGAGATTGGTATTTTGATCGGACAGGCATCAAGGCTATCGACTGTGCATATCCATGTGATAAAACATGTCACAACCTGGTTTTCAAATAG